In Desulfobacterales bacterium, a single genomic region encodes these proteins:
- the fbp gene encoding class 1 fructose-bisphosphatase, which yields MHRPLGITVSRLIMDLQRMYPEATGELTGLLNELIVAAKTISAEVNMAGLADILGMSGKTNIQGEEVQKLDEFANNTIKRRMARCGYICVMTSEEEDDIIPVVDGYEGKYTLAFDPLDGSSNIDVNVSIGTIFSIHRRRNAGAGFSRRSTDSGFSPRPSFVGSQGGESDLLQRGNAQVAGGYIIYGSSTMLVFTTGSGVHGFTLDPSVGEFYLSHPDIRIPKKSKYFSVNEGNSSYWSDNMRRYVEHLKSEDPVAGRPYSARYIGSLVADFHRNLITGGIFLYPRDSKTPAKSSGKLRLLYEAAPLAFIVEQAGGRAISDEGVDILNIEPQSLHQRVPLIIGSRYDVDEAQAFLTGGK from the coding sequence ATGCACAGACCGCTGGGAATAACCGTCAGCCGCCTTATCATGGACCTGCAGCGCATGTATCCGGAGGCCACCGGTGAACTGACCGGGCTGCTGAACGAGTTGATCGTGGCCGCCAAGACCATCTCCGCCGAGGTGAACATGGCCGGACTGGCCGATATCCTCGGCATGTCCGGGAAGACCAATATCCAGGGCGAGGAGGTGCAGAAGCTCGACGAGTTCGCCAACAACACGATCAAGCGGCGGATGGCCCGGTGCGGCTATATCTGCGTGATGACCTCCGAGGAGGAGGATGACATCATCCCGGTGGTTGACGGCTACGAGGGCAAGTATACCCTGGCCTTTGATCCCCTGGACGGCTCGTCCAACATCGATGTCAACGTCTCCATCGGCACGATTTTTTCCATCCACCGCCGCCGTAATGCCGGGGCCGGATTCTCCCGGCGGAGCACTGACTCCGGCTTCAGCCCCCGCCCCTCTTTTGTCGGCAGCCAGGGCGGGGAGAGTGACCTGCTGCAAAGGGGCAATGCCCAGGTGGCGGGCGGTTACATCATCTACGGCTCCAGCACCATGCTGGTCTTTACCACTGGTTCCGGGGTGCACGGCTTTACCCTTGACCCCAGCGTCGGCGAGTTCTATCTCTCCCATCCCGACATCAGGATCCCGAAAAAGAGCAAGTATTTCAGCGTCAACGAGGGCAACTCCAGCTACTGGTCCGATAATATGCGCCGATATGTCGAACACCTGAAGAGCGAGGACCCGGTTGCCGGACGGCCCTACAGCGCCCGCTACATAGGCTCCCTGGTGGCTGATTTCCACCGCAACCTGATTACCGGCGGCATCTTTCTCTACCCGCGCGACAGCAAGACCCCGGCCAAGTCCAGCGGCAAACTGAGGCTCCTTTACGAGGCCGCCCCCCTTGCCTTTATCGTTGAGCAGGCCGGCGGCCGCGCCATTAGCGATGAGGGCGTGGATATTCTCAACATCGAACCGCAATCCCTGCACCAACGGGTGCCGTTGATCATCGGCAGCCGTTATGACGTGGACGAGGCCCAGGCCTTCCTGACCGGGGGGAAATAA